One stretch of Malus domestica chromosome 14, GDT2T_hap1 DNA includes these proteins:
- the LOC103453745 gene encoding probable E3 ubiquitin-protein ligase BAH1-like, which yields MKFGETYTEFLHKEKIRFSENCSHVEYKRLKNVLKTCQNCSHESSAAQGQEGASNQNQQLCQCQSCPLCDQAFFTELMKEVSDIALCFSLRVRHLLHLHVATGAQRYLLRLRQCFVNDQQAMVEKGRMLIEYVTMNAIAIRKILEKYDKIHSSENGKLFKSKMRAQHIEILQSPWLIELGAFYLNLDGLDDEELNEVSGRFSCDLDAAPPTITLMLPDNLKMEYDLTCAVCLETVFNPYALSCGHLFCKSCACAAASVFIFQGPKSAGLDAKCPLCREAGVFAKAVHMLELDLLLKTRCKDYWKERYNAERTEIVKQTKEFWDMQAKYAVY from the exons atgaaatttggaGAGACTTACACCGAGTTTTTGCACAAGGAAAAGATACGATTCTCGGAGAATTGCTCGCATGTCGAGTACAAGCGGCTGAAGAATGTTCTCAAGACTTGTCAGAATTGCTCGCATGAATCTTCAGCTGCTCAAGGACAAGAAGGTGCTTCTAATCAAAATCAGCAGTTGTGCCAATGCCAATCTTGCCCTT TGTGTGATCAGGCCTTTTTCACAGAGTTAATGAAGGAGGTTTCGGACATAGCTCTATGTTTTAGTTTGAGAGTCAGACATCTCCTCCATCTCCATGTTGCTACTGGAGCGCAGAGATACTTACTGCGGTTGCGTCAGTGTTTCGTGAATGATCAACAAGCCATGGTAGAAAAAGGGCGGATGCTGATTGAGTATGTTACGATGAACGCAATTGCTATTAGAAAAATCCTTGAGAAATATGATAAA ATACATAGCTCTGAGAATGGCAAGCTTTTCAAATCCAAGATGCGGGCTCAACATATTGAGATTTTACAATCACCTTGGCTTATAGAATTGGGTGCTTTTTATTTGAATCTTGATGGATTAGATGATGAAGAGCTCAATGAGGTTTCTGGTCGCTTTTCCTGTGATCTCGATGCGGCACCACCTACAATTACATTGATGCTTCCTGACAACTTAAAGATGGAATATGATCTGACTTGTGCTGTATGCTTG GAAACTGTTTTCAATCCATATGCGTTGAGCTGCGGCCACCTGTTCTGCAAGTCTTGTGCTTGCGCAGCTGCTTCTGTGTTTATTTTCCAAGGCCCTAAATCTGCAGGCCTGGATGCAAAGTGCCCACTATGCAGAGAG GCTGGAGTGTTTGCTAAAGCAGTGCACATGTTGGAACTAGATCTGCTCTTGAAGACAAG GTGCAAAGACTATTGGAAAGAGAGGTACAACGCCGAACGCACAGAGATAGTGAAGCAAACTAAGGAGTTCTGGGATATGCAAGCCAAATATGCCGTGTATTGA